A window of Amyelois transitella isolate CPQ chromosome 30, ilAmyTran1.1, whole genome shotgun sequence contains these coding sequences:
- the LOC132903794 gene encoding uncharacterized protein LOC132903794, translated as MPPKKKPKLSKEEIALKKSAAAKARLEKIKSDPILLAEYKEKERQKYLKKKEKGQRKSIQDMTPREQRKIRKKWKKYSTDYRKKKTITKDCENYVAQNTPPTSENEENIAPEPQIINNNNEDLRQVEAKRRSRHQRKIRNKVLQEKCAIIDKLKKKLNTQQKKYSRLKRKIKKAKKLLTPKSKIEQIAEDPNQYRELVKKALFGEILQAQITENISKARSHQEKSNFKQLLSGPKVEKYKLWRQGCNSLLYNKIRRKTIKRSEKTKKDLIVEMVHRFYEDDSISRAAAGKKECITRNKIKKQKRYLLDSLENIHQKFLQTKTLTIGYSLFCRLRPFWVVPPKLTDRDTCACIIHENMNLKLSALKKSKILHFDNYQTGLQILCCNRYSEKCLLRQCNGCSTKVLPYYEFDNSKDILVNQWTHGKEMITDSKTKKERLVSKYKKETRNMKPRDLILQLENDLQKFFQHEVNIVHQYSTLKSLKQTLTEKDAVIHMDFSENFSTKCNQEIQAYHFGGSRSQISMHTVVVYTKDSTSSHCTLSLNLAHNVAAIWAHLKPVFASLPLTVENLHFLSDGPVTQYRNKAMFFILACKIVDFHPNVMTFSWNYLEAGHGKGAPDGVGATCKRTADKCIAQKADITNLYTFAVTLRENCPGIKISVIEDSDIETVHKLIRDNENNLQAFKGTLLVHQVTGHIYSPNKLTMKSLSCFCSTTCNHHKLGTLEYNNQSKRLKVVDVYNSTDSEEDIPLQNLRRSKTTKQAGISKDLKEKMKVTYGSGDYVLVKFMVKTKEYRYAAICSSYDDEEGELTVTFLKVCNKEGNLFKLDEGDVADVLYEDVIGKLSMPSLIVKGDRVFYDFKKAINVFEK; from the coding sequence ATGCCACCAAAAAAGAAACCAAAATTGTCCAAAGAGGAAATAGCCCTTAAAAAATCAGCCGCCGCAAAAGCTCGATTGGAAAAAATCAAGAGTGATCCAATTCTGTTGGCAGAATACAAAGAGAAAGAAAgacagaaatatttaaaaaagaaagagaagGGACAACGTAAGTCTATTCAGGATATGACCCCACGCGAGCAgagaaaaattagaaaaaaatggaAGAAATATTCTACTGATTACAGAAAGAAGAAAACAATTACAAAAGACTGTGAGAATTATGTTGCTCAGAATACGCCACCTACAtctgaaaatgaagaaaatatagCTCCAGAACCACAGATCATTAATAACAACAACGAAGACCTTAGACAAGTGGaagctaaaagaagaagtcgACATCAACGGAAGATAAGAAATAAAGTGTTACAGGAAAAATGTGCAATTATTGATAAGTTAAAGAAGAAACTTAATACTCAACAGAAGAAATATAGTAgactgaaaagaaaaattaagaaagcGAAGAAATTGCTCACACctaaaagtaaaatagaaCAAATAGCAGAAGATCCTAACCAATATAGAGAACTGGTCAAAAAGGCTTTATTTGGCGAAATTTTGCAAGCTCAAATTACAGAGAATATTTCAAAAGCTCGATCTCATCAAGAAAAATCCAACTTCAAACAACTTTTGTCTGGTCCCaaagtagaaaaatataaactttggCGACAAGGTTGTAACTCTTTGTTGTATAACAAGATTCGGCGCAAAACTATTAAACGTAGTGAGAAAACTAAGAAAGATTTAATAGTTGAAATGGTTCACAGATTTTATGAAGACGATAGCATTAGTCGCGCTGCAGCTGGCAAAAAGGAGTGCATTACTcgcaataaaatcaaaaaacaaaaacggtATTTGCTAGACTCATTGGAAAATATACACCAAAAGTTTCTTCAAACAAAGACATTGACAATTGGATATTCACTGTTTTGTAGATTACGTCCATTTTGGGTTGTTCCCCCTAAACTAACAGATCGCGATACTTGTGCCTGCATAATACATGAAAATATGAATCTAAAATTGtctgctttaaaaaaatctaagattCTGCACTTCGACAATTATCAAACAGGATTACAGATACTTTGTTGCAATCGTTATTCCGAAAAATGCTTATTGAGACAGTGCAACGGTTGCTCTACTAAAGTGTTACCTTATTATGAATTCGACAACAGCAAAGATATTTTGGTAAATCAGTGGACACATGGAAAAGAAATGATTACAgattctaaaacaaaaaaagagcGACTAGTttcaaagtataaaaaagaaacaaggaATATGAAGCCACGCGATCTGATTTTACAACTCGAAAATGATCTGCAAAAATTTTTCCAACATGAAGTTAACATTGTTCACCAGTACAGTACTTTGAAATCTCTCAAACAGACATTGACGGAAAAAGACGCAGTGATACATATggatttttctgaaaattttagTACAAAATGTAACCAGGAAATCCAAGCTTATCATTTTGGGGGTTCCCGCTCGCAAATTTCTATGCACACCGTAGTTGTCTATACAAAAGATTCAACTTCTTCTCACTGCACTCTCTCTTTAAATTTAGCTCACAATGTTGCAGCCATTTGGGCCCATTTAAAACCAGTGTTTGCTTCTTTGCCTCTTACTGTCGAAAATCTGCATTTTTTGAGTGATGGTCCCGTTACGCAGTATAGAAATAAAGCAATGTTTTTCATACTGGCTTGTAAAATTGTAGATTTTCATCCAAATGTTATGACCTTTTCATGGAACTACCTTGAAGCAGGTCATGGGAAAGGAGCCCCTGATGGTGTGGGGGCAACATGCAAGCGAACTGCAGATAAATGTATTGCACAAAAAGCcgatattacaaatttatacaCTTTTGCTGTTACTTTACGTGAAAACTGCCCGGGAATAAAAATTTCAGTTATTGAAGATTCCGATATTGAGACGGTGCATAAACTGATCAGAGATAATGAAAATAACCTACAAGCCTTCAAAGGTACACTTCTAGTGCATCAAGTTACAGGCCACATATATTCtccaaataaacttactatgAAATCATTGAGCTGTTTCTGTAGCACCACTTGCAATCATCATAAATTAGGAACTCTGGAATACAACAACCAATCTAAACGGCTCAAAGTAGTTGATGTTTATAATAGTACAGATTCTGAAGAAGATATTCCTTTACAAAACCTACGTAGAAGCAAAACTACAAAACAAGCAGGCATAAGTAAAgatttaaaagagaaaatgaAAGTGACCTATGGCAGTGGTGATTATGTGTTAGTAAAATTTATGGTGAAAACGAAAGAATACCGGTACGCTGCAATTTGTTCGTCTTATGATGACGAAGAAGGAGAATTGACCGTTACTTTCCTTAAAGTATGCAATAAAGAAGGGAACTTATTTAAGTTAGACGAAGGTGATGTCGCAGACGTACTTTATGAAGATGTAATTGGAAAACTATCGATGCCCAGTTTGATTGTCAAAGGTGATAGAGTGTTTTACGATTTTAAAAAGGCTATAAACGTTTTTGAAAAGtga